CGGCAAACGCCTTGGCGATGCCAAGTCCGATGCCCGAGGTCGATCCGGTGACGAGGGCGGTCTTTCCTTTGAGGCGCATGGGTAATCCTTTCCGTGGGGGAGAATGTAAAGATGAAGGGCGGGGCCGGCCGCTTCAACCATCCTTTGGTCTGAGGCCGCCCGATTGCACCGCAAAACTGTCCGAGCGTCCTTCAGCGATACTCTCGGCGAGCAGATGGCCGTCCTTCATCGCCGCTTCGACCGCATCGCGGCCGAGCGCCCAGTTGACTTCCATCGTCGAGCGCGAAAATTCGAAGTCGCGCGCGCCCGTCTGCCAGGCTGGCGGCTGGTGGATCAACTGCACGACGTTCAGCGCCCTGCAATCGACCATCCGGCGAACCGCTTTCACTTCGGCGAGGTCGGCAAAATCCTCGGGCAGCTTCGCCAGCATCCGGTCGATGAGCCGATGTTCCTTGCGCCGCCGAACCAGCCCGTCCGAGATCCGGCGCGTGCGGCTCGAATAGCGAATATCCTTCTCGCGCGACCAAGCTTCTTCCAGATCGTGCGGCCGTTCGCCCCGCGCGGGAAAAAGATCGACCTGAAACACCAGCATATCATCGTGCGCCGCCGCAACGACATGCTCGAGCGGCGTGTTGGAGACGAGCCCGCCGTCCCAATACCATGTGCCGTCGATCTCGACGGGCGGCAGGCCCGGCGGCAATGCTCCCGATGCGAGGATGTGGCGTGCGTCGATCGTGTCGCATTCAGTGTCGAAATAGCGGAAATTGCCGGTCTCGACGGCGACCGCGCCGACTGACAGCCGCACCTTGCCGTGGTTGACCCGGTCCCAATCGACAAGCCGGTCGAGTGTCGCAAGGAGCGGGCTCGTATCGTAAAAGCTGATCGCCTCGGGCGTTTGCCGCGCCGCGAACGCGGGCGGCGGAAAGCGCGGAATGAAAAAGCCCGGAACACCGAAAGCCATCACCTGCCCCGCCGCCGCCATATGCGTCCATTCGCGCGCCCAGTCATTGTCGACCACGGGCAGCGAAGGGAGCGCCGACGACACGCCTTCCCAGAATTCGCGCATCTTGCCGACCGCCTGATCGCGCTCGTTCCCGGCGATGATCGCCGCATTGACCGCACCGATCGAAATCCCGGCCACCCAGTCGAGCTCGATGCCGAGTTCGATCAGCGCCTCATAAACCCCCGCCTGAAACGCGCCCAGCGCGCCACCGCCCTGCAGGACGAGTACGACGAGATCGGGGAGCGGTAGGGCGGCGCGGACGGCTCTGCGGGGCATGGACTCAAAAATCCCTGATGGATTACGCGCGTTTTGTGCACCGCAACACAGCCTATTGCAATGGCTCGATTATATGCGAACCCCCTTCCAATTGCCCGAGGCTGCTGTAACTATCGGGCGAAAGAAACGCTTTACCGCTGGAGAACTCCCATGCGCCTCGACGACGATTCCGGCCTCGGAGACGATATTCGCGACCTCGGACGCGGCGGCGGCGGGTTTGGCGGCGGCGGTGGCGGCGGCCTCGGCGGTCTACTCTTTGCGTTCCTTCCGATGCTACTCGGCCGCAAGATGGGCTGCGGGACGATCCTAATTCTCGGCGCGGCCGCCTTTTTCCTTCTCGGCCCCGGCGCCAACATGCTGAGTAGCGGCGGCGGAACCGCCGATCCGGCGGTCGATAGCCGCGGCGGCCCTGCGGTCGCCTGCGACACGGATGCCGAACGCTTTGCGTGCAACGCTTTCCGTTCGACGCACAAAGTATGGGGCGAGTTAATCAGCGGCTATCAAAAACCGACACTCAATTTCTTCGAAGGCAGGAATGAATCAAAGTGCGGCCCTGCCCAGTCGGCGATGGGTCCCTTCTATTGCCCCGCTGACCAAGGCGTTTACCTCGACACCGATTTTTTCCGGGAGCTTGATCAGAAGTTCGGTGCCGCAGGCGATGCCGCGCAGGCCTATGTGATCGCTCACGAGGTCGGCCACCATATCCAGACGGTCAGCGGCATTTCGGATCAAGTCCGCCGTGCGCAGCAGCGCGCCTCGCAGGCCGAGGGCAATGCGCTGCAGGTCCGCATGGAGTTGCAGGCCGATTGCTATGCGGGCGTATGGGCCGCTCGCGCCAGGAACAGCGCGGGCCAGCCCGTGATGGAAACCGGCGACATGGAAGAGGCG
This sequence is a window from Sphingopyxis sp. USTB-05. Protein-coding genes within it:
- a CDS encoding patatin-like phospholipase family protein — translated: MPRRAVRAALPLPDLVVLVLQGGGALGAFQAGVYEALIELGIELDWVAGISIGAVNAAIIAGNERDQAVGKMREFWEGVSSALPSLPVVDNDWAREWTHMAAAGQVMAFGVPGFFIPRFPPPAFAARQTPEAISFYDTSPLLATLDRLVDWDRVNHGKVRLSVGAVAVETGNFRYFDTECDTIDARHILASGALPPGLPPVEIDGTWYWDGGLVSNTPLEHVVAAAHDDMLVFQVDLFPARGERPHDLEEAWSREKDIRYSSRTRRISDGLVRRRKEHRLIDRMLAKLPEDFADLAEVKAVRRMVDCRALNVVQLIHQPPAWQTGARDFEFSRSTMEVNWALGRDAVEAAMKDGHLLAESIAEGRSDSFAVQSGGLRPKDG
- a CDS encoding neutral zinc metallopeptidase, whose product is MRLDDDSGLGDDIRDLGRGGGGFGGGGGGGLGGLLFAFLPMLLGRKMGCGTILILGAAAFFLLGPGANMLSSGGGTADPAVDSRGGPAVACDTDAERFACNAFRSTHKVWGELISGYQKPTLNFFEGRNESKCGPAQSAMGPFYCPADQGVYLDTDFFRELDQKFGAAGDAAQAYVIAHEVGHHIQTVSGISDQVRRAQQRASQAEGNALQVRMELQADCYAGVWAARARNSAGQPVMETGDMEEAMRAANAIGDDTLMRSAGQRPVPESFTHGTSEQRMTWLRRGLQTGDPRQCDTFDTAI